The Leptospira langatensis DNA segment GGCTTTTGGGCGAAGTTATTCTTGTTCCAGAGGATCGCGGATAACGGGAATGCGATCGGAAGACTTTTGTTGATCGGAGGGATCGCAAATTCTGCGCTGGCTTTGTATTACTATGTGAAGGTAGGGATCTCCGCTTATATGAGTTCCACGGACGGGGAGATCGCTCAGGTGGCTCCGCCTAAGACGAGCTATGGGGTGGTGTTCGTATCCGCATTTTGCTTGGCAGCGGTTCTCTTTGGTTGGTATTTCCTGCAACCGAAGGATCTCACAGAGCTTCGGTTTTCCAAGTCGGCAGAGCTTCATAAATAAGAAATGAGTTCGATCAAAAAGATTTCTTCTTTCTTAAAAGACTACTTCACTCCTATTCCTAAGTTCGAAGGAGAGAATGCTCCCTTCCAAGAAGCGATCTATCGTTATTCCAGGAATCGTTCCGAAAAGAACCTAGATACGCTTTCTACGGAATTGACTAAGGCCTACTTCCTGATCCCTTATACGGACCAAAAGGCAATGGCAAAGAAGAAAGCCAAGCCTAAGAAGAAGGTTGCAGCCAAGAAAAAGAAGAAGAAGACCGTTAAGAACGAACCGGAGCCGATCGTTTTACTATACATCAGTGACGAGAAGGGAAGGGTGTATCTTCCTGCGTTCTCTCATCCTTCCGAATCCATGTTATATTTCGGGAAGGAGACACAACTCGCTCCGAT contains these protein-coding regions:
- a CDS encoding SseB family protein — translated: MSSIKKISSFLKDYFTPIPKFEGENAPFQEAIYRYSRNRSEKNLDTLSTELTKAYFLIPYTDQKAMAKKKAKPKKKVAAKKKKKKTVKNEPEPIVLLYISDEKGRVYLPAFSHPSESMLYFGKETQLAPITAKELWSVGLQNEGVSGVVIDPGSTLWILSRDHLEVLRKEK